The genomic DNA CCTTCGCATCGTTGAAATGCTTTCTCATAACGGTTTTAGCTTGAGACCGACAAGCCTACTCCATATCCACAGGGAGCTCTTCCAAGATGTTTTTGACAGCAATATTCCAGTTGGCAAATACCGTACCGTCAACATTACAAAAAATGAATCAGTCTTAAGGGGTGACACAATCATTTATTCTGATTTTCCACTGATTGCTGCGACTCTAGACTATGATTTCCAGCAAGAAAGAGATTTTTCTTATGCCGGACTAGATGAGAGAGCCATTGTCAGCCATATTCAAAGTTTTATTTCGGGAATCTGGCAAATCCATCCATTTCGTGAAGGGAATACTAGAACAATTACCGTTTTTTTGATTAAGTATCTCCGTTCACTCGGTTTTGAAATGGACACTACACCATTTCAAAATCATGCAAAATACTTCCGAGATGCCCTTATTTTGGATAATGCCAAGTTAACTCACAAATGTTCGGACTTTCTGACAGCCTTCTTTGAAAACCTTCTCCTGAAAGGTCAGAATGATTTGTCTAGCGAGATGATGTATGAGGAGTTGGGGATTCAGAAATAATTTGAAGAACTATGGTTGAAAGACCGTGGTTCTTAGTTTTCAAAATTTTTAAATAAAACAAAATATCACCAATTAATTCCAAAAATTTTAAAATATCACTATAAATCACCGATTATTTCCAAAAATTTGAAAATAATATCATTCCCCTCCGAAACTCTGAAAAGAGAACTTCGTCCCCTGCAAAAAATTGCAGATCATTATCCTAAATATCTCCTGACGATGGACAGTATTCAGCCAAATGCCAATTATGATGGGATCCAGAAGAAAAATCTGCTGGACTGGCTGCTGGAGGAGTAGAAGACGCTCATTTTATGAAAATAGACCACCTTCTTTGGAAAGAAAAGTGGTCTATTGTTAATGTTTACCCCACCTCAAACAAGGTCATCGATCCGAGGAGTTCGTCTTTGAACTTCTCTTTTTTGTGGGCCAGGTAGTGGGGGTTGTTTTTGACTAGGTTGAAGCGTTTGGAGAGGTTCCAGGTCTGGCTGGGGTTGAGGTGGGGGTTTTGGTTGACAAAGTCGATGGTCAGGTCCCACTCGCGCTGGTAGCCAAGGGGCCTTGCGTGGTAGCGGACGCCCTCGATTTCGACTGTGCCATAGGAGCGGTGGGCATGGCCAAAGACCACATCGGGAATCTGGTAGCGAACAAAGAGCTCATGAAAGGCCTGACTGCCCAGAAAGGCGTTGAAAGGGGCAAACTTCTCATGCCACATGGTAAAGCGGCGGTGGGGGACAAAGTGCATGGCCAGGATCAGCCGGTCCCTGTCCAAGGTCTGTAGCTGGCTTTCCAGGACTTCCAGTTCTCGCTCCACGATTTCTTGGTCGCTTTTTCTTCGGTTCAAACGGCGGTCAAACCAGAGGTTTTTCCGCCTTAGAATCCTATCATATGCCCCGTCAGAAAAGGAATAGTCATACCAGCCATGAAAGGCCAGGAGTTGTCGGTCTCCAATGTCTAGAAGCTGAAAATTCTCCGCCTCAATCTGTGCCTCGTCCAGCCCCAGCATGTCATGGTTGCCCAGATTGTAGCTGACATCCAAGTGCTGGCGGAGATGTTCCAGAAAGGGTAGGCTGGCCCGCTCATGGTGGTTGGAAATATCCCCTGCCAAGTGGAGGTGAACCACCTCTTCCTCTTGGAGGGTCTGAATTAGGGTGTCGATTTCGGCCTGCCCAAATTGATTGCTGTCGATATGCAGGTCGCTCATAATGGCCAATTTTTTCATGCCCCTATTATACCGAATTGGGCGCAAAAAAACAGTCCGAGGGACTGTTTTTTCACGAATTTGAAAATGGGAACAACATTAGGTAGGCCCTTTTTCTAGTTGATTAGTCGAACTTGTAGTCTTTTACAATCTCAATGCTGTTGATGGTGACATCGGTGGTTGGTTTGTCGTTGCTGCCCGTTTCTACAGCAGCGATTAGGTCTACGATTTCCATACCTGAGATGACTTGACCAAAGACAGTGTAGCCACCGTCTAGGCTTGGGTTTCCTCCGCTTTTGTAGGCTTCGATAATTTTTCCAGGATACTTGCTAGTTGAGAGTTGAGCCGACGCATCCGTCGGATTTTGGTTGATGAAAAATTGACTGCCGTTGGTATCTGCACCAGCATTGGCCATGGCGAGTGCACCACGGATATTGTAGAGGAAGGCAGAAGGCTCGTTCTTGAAACCTCGGCCGGCATCGATACTATCGTCCTTTCCAGCCCAAATGGACTCTCCGCCTGTACCGTTGTCCAGTGGGTCGCCGCCTTGAATCATAAAGCCGTTGATGACACGGTGGAAGATGACACCGTTGTAATAGCCTTCCTTGGCATGTGTTAGGAAGTTCTCAACGGCCAAGGGAGCTTGTTCAGGGAAGAGTTTGAGGGTAATATCCCCTGCACTCGTTTTGATGGTTACAGCAGCTTCGTTTTCAGCTACTTCCTGAGAAAGCTGTGGGAAGCTGGCGTTTGGATTGTTAATGGCGTAGGCTAAATCCTTAGCGTACTTGCTGGAAGCTGTGGTATCAGTAGAGGAGCTGGTAGCTTGGCTACTTGTGGAGCTGGAAGATGACTCAGTTGAATTGCTGGAGCAAGCAGCCAAAAACAGACTGGATGCTAGAGCTACAAATAAAAATTTTTTCATAAGATACCCTTTCTGACAATAAATGTAAGCACATTTTACCAGAAAGCTCTTTCTTTTTCAATGGTGAAGAGCAGTTTGAGCAAGTCAGACTCTATTTGTTCAAAAATAAGGTATAATAAGGAACAATGTAAATTTAAATAAAACGAGGTAAGGATAGTGATTGAATCAATCGGACAAGTGATGCTCTACGTTAATGACATAGAAGCTGCTGCAGTTTTTTGGAAGGAAAAACTCGGTTTTGAGCGCGTGGAAAAGCAGCTTCAAGGCCCGCAGGTTTCCTATGTTTTGGCTCCAAAGATCGATAGTGAAGTCCAGCTTGTTCTTCATGACAAGGCTGAAGTAGCAAGGATGAATCCGGGGATGAATTTGGATACGCCATCCATCTTGATGACATCTAAAGATGTGGAGGCGACCTATCAAGCCTATATTGCAAATGGTGTAACGGCTAACCCTGTCATGGATTTGGGTTTTATGAAGGTTTTTAATTTCTGTGATAATGAAGGCAATTACTTTGCTGTTCGCGAGGTGAAGTAGATGTCTGCTCACAAGCGTATTGAAGAGATGTATCGCGACCACGAAGTTAAACCTTATATTTCACCGGAGCGAGATTTGGAAAGCTGGCTCTTAGAAGCCAAACCTGTACCCAAGCGCAATATGGTTCGCTTAGAAGAAGGCCTCTTGCCCGGGGACATCATCTTGCTTTGGCGGATTAACTTCGGTACATTTGAAACCACAACACCCTATTCCAAGTATTTTGAATACATGTATGGTATCAATGGCCCTGCCCACATGGAGCAATTGCTAGCTGATGGCTATGCCTATATGGAGTCTGCCTTTGATTCCCTTGACCACATCACTTCGACCGCTAAGAAAAACATTCTCAAGGCAGAAGGAGTGGCTGGACTTTCCAAGATGAAGGCGGCTGATTTGGATGCTGCCTTGCGAGAGCATCTGACGGAAGACAGGTTGGCATCTTATTTTTCAGTTCGCGGCTATGCCCTGACGGAAAAAGGCAGAGCAGCCCTTGAAAACCATCCTGAAGTGATTGATAAGCATCCAAAGAAGAAAATGTAGACTAGCCGGGCTGCCGGGCTGGTCTATTTTTTCTTGACAGAAAACGCTGACAATGGTATTCTTAAAGAAATATGAAACGTTTCAAATATCGCTTTTGAAAGGAGTAGACATGGAAGTACAAAAATCAATCACCATGAAGGATGTAGCTAGAGTGGCTGGTGTCAGCGTCGGTACAGTTTCGCGTGTGATAAACAATGAATCAGGTATTAAAGAAAGTACCCTTCAAAAAGTGCATGCAGCCATTAAAGAATTGAACTATATTCCTGATGTTTACGCCCGTGGCATGAAGAAGAATAGGACAGAAACAGTGGCTTTGATTATTCCAACAGTTTGGCATCCTTTTTTTGGAGAATTTGCTTTTCATGTTGAGGTTGAACTCAGCAAACGCAACTACAAGCTGTTGCTTTGTAACATCAGCGGGCCAAAGCGAGAAATGGACTATTTGACCATGCTTCAACAAAACAAGGTGGACGGTATTATCGCCATCACTTACAGCCCCATTGATGATTATCTTTCTTCTAATATCCCCTTTGTTAGCATTGATCGGACTTATGAAAACAAGGAGATCGCCTGCGTTAGTTCAGATAACCAAGCTGGTGCAGAGTTGGCAGCAGATATTTTGATTGAAAGAGGCGGGAGTCAGTTTGCCTTTATTGGTGGGCATAATAAGACCATCAATGAAACGAAAAAACGCAGGATATACTTTGAAAAACGGATTCGTGAGGCAGGTTATCCTTGTTACATTTTAGACTTGGAAGAACCCTACGATGATTTTACAGAGCAAGTGGAGGAATTTTTAAAAACTCATCCTCAGATTGATGCTATTTTTACAATCAATGACTTTGCAGCATTAGATACCCTCTCCATTCTGGAAAAACTGGGAAGAAGGGTGCCAGAAGATGTGCAGGTCGTTGGCTACGATGGGGTTCAAATGGCAGAAGAACGGAAAATTTTTCTTTCTACTATTCGTCAACCATTGGAGGAAATGGCAAAAGAGGCAGTTGCCTGTCTGGTAGATATTATTGAAAAGAAAGAACGTCCTCTTCAAACCATACTGCCGATTTCCTATGTTGAAGGAAAAACAACAAAAAGATCAAAATAGGGGTTGACAGAAAGCGGTTACAGTGTTAAAATGAAATCAGCAAAAACAAGTTGGTTTTATTTTTGTAGAAAACATGAAACGTTTCAAAAATGCAGAGGGCAACCTCTTTCTTATATAAAGAAAATATGAAACGTTTCAAAAAGGAGTTCTTATGAAAACATCAAAACTTCAACAAACGAACCTCTGGGATAGACTGAAGCAACAAAAACTTCTGTTGCTCATGTTGCTACCGGGATTAGTTTTAACCTTCATTTTTCGCTACATTCCGATGTATGGTG from Streptococcus oriscaviae includes the following:
- a CDS encoding Fic family protein, which translates into the protein MQPTYNIDNPNLSYEAKQELWETGFGLQKVDGLTPSVYMEELADKQARGEYTYEQVYEEITKYHQSTDASTQEADIVSLRIVEMLSHNGFSLRPTSLLHIHRELFQDVFDSNIPVGKYRTVNITKNESVLRGDTIIYSDFPLIAATLDYDFQQERDFSYAGLDERAIVSHIQSFISGIWQIHPFREGNTRTITVFLIKYLRSLGFEMDTTPFQNHAKYFRDALILDNAKLTHKCSDFLTAFFENLLLKGQNDLSSEMMYEELGIQK
- a CDS encoding peptidylprolyl isomerase; this translates as MKKFLFVALASSLFLAACSSNSTESSSSSTSSQATSSSTDTTASSKYAKDLAYAINNPNASFPQLSQEVAENEAAVTIKTSAGDITLKLFPEQAPLAVENFLTHAKEGYYNGVIFHRVINGFMIQGGDPLDNGTGGESIWAGKDDSIDAGRGFKNEPSAFLYNIRGALAMANAGADTNGSQFFINQNPTDASAQLSTSKYPGKIIEAYKSGGNPSLDGGYTVFGQVISGMEIVDLIAAVETGSNDKPTTDVTINSIEIVKDYKFD
- a CDS encoding metallophosphoesterase → MKKLAIMSDLHIDSNQFGQAEIDTLIQTLQEEEVVHLHLAGDISNHHERASLPFLEHLRQHLDVSYNLGNHDMLGLDEAQIEAENFQLLDIGDRQLLAFHGWYDYSFSDGAYDRILRRKNLWFDRRLNRRKSDQEIVERELEVLESQLQTLDRDRLILAMHFVPHRRFTMWHEKFAPFNAFLGSQAFHELFVRYQIPDVVFGHAHRSYGTVEIEGVRYHARPLGYQREWDLTIDFVNQNPHLNPSQTWNLSKRFNLVKNNPHYLAHKKEKFKDELLGSMTLFEVG
- a CDS encoding VOC family protein, translating into MIESIGQVMLYVNDIEAAAVFWKEKLGFERVEKQLQGPQVSYVLAPKIDSEVQLVLHDKAEVARMNPGMNLDTPSILMTSKDVEATYQAYIANGVTANPVMDLGFMKVFNFCDNEGNYFAVREVK
- a CDS encoding LacI family DNA-binding transcriptional regulator yields the protein MEVQKSITMKDVARVAGVSVGTVSRVINNESGIKESTLQKVHAAIKELNYIPDVYARGMKKNRTETVALIIPTVWHPFFGEFAFHVEVELSKRNYKLLLCNISGPKREMDYLTMLQQNKVDGIIAITYSPIDDYLSSNIPFVSIDRTYENKEIACVSSDNQAGAELAADILIERGGSQFAFIGGHNKTINETKKRRIYFEKRIREAGYPCYILDLEEPYDDFTEQVEEFLKTHPQIDAIFTINDFAALDTLSILEKLGRRVPEDVQVVGYDGVQMAEERKIFLSTIRQPLEEMAKEAVACLVDIIEKKERPLQTILPISYVEGKTTKRSK